The Microbacterium sp. LWH7-1.2 genome window below encodes:
- a CDS encoding dinucleotide-utilizing enzyme: MSTRPRLIRSIPFWGLVVVSLATIAGGWYITTDKLGSMTTTLTDGSATGVDVYVGQSIAQLGSILIGAGVIGVLLALGVAALSTLRPHPAVEVVEPIDWTSESETVAEEPQAPKATDATPAEAAEPVDAEAEASVAAR; encoded by the coding sequence ATGTCCACCCGTCCCCGTCTCATCCGCAGCATCCCGTTCTGGGGCCTCGTCGTGGTCTCGCTGGCCACCATCGCCGGCGGGTGGTACATCACCACCGACAAGCTCGGCTCGATGACGACGACCCTGACCGACGGCAGCGCGACCGGCGTCGACGTGTACGTCGGCCAGTCGATCGCCCAGCTCGGCTCGATCCTCATCGGCGCCGGCGTGATCGGCGTCCTGCTCGCGCTCGGCGTCGCCGCCCTCTCGACGCTCCGCCCGCACCCCGCGGTGGAGGTCGTCGAGCCCATCGACTGGACCTCGGAGTCCGAGACCGTCGCCGAGGAGCCGCAGGCCCCGAAGGCGACCGACGCCACCCCCGCCGAGGCCGCGGAGCCGGTCGACGCCGAGGCCGAGGCATCCGTCGCCGCTCGCTGA
- a CDS encoding metal-sulfur cluster assembly factor, protein MTATLTPEKYDEVTEALKDVMDPELGINVVDLGLIYDLAWDDENDALVIHMTLTSAGCPLTDVLEEQTAQALDDIVERFRINWVWMPPWGPERITDDGRDMMRALGFAI, encoded by the coding sequence ATGACGGCGACGCTCACCCCCGAGAAGTACGACGAGGTGACCGAGGCTCTCAAGGACGTCATGGACCCCGAACTGGGGATCAACGTCGTCGACCTCGGCCTCATCTACGATCTCGCGTGGGACGACGAGAACGACGCGCTGGTCATCCACATGACCCTCACGTCCGCCGGGTGCCCGCTCACCGACGTGCTCGAGGAGCAGACGGCTCAGGCGCTCGATGACATCGTCGAGCGGTTCCGCATCAATTGGGTGTGGATGCCGCCGTGGGGGCCGGAGCGCATCACGGACGACGGGCGCGACATGATGCGCGCGCTCGGCTTCGCGATCTGA
- a CDS encoding MFS transporter, with the protein MTFPAAVDAEASGVWGGRFLWVTVGAVALIFLAAIQSLAVTTVMPVVSADLAGERLYAVAFAGTLATSVIGMVAVGAWCDRGGVLAPLITAVALFVVGLLIAGLALTMPVLVAGRLVQGLGTGGQTVALYVVVARVYPGAMHGRVFAAFSAAWVVPSLIGPFLAGAVTEFLHWRWVFLGVAALTVVAFVLVVARLHGLPLHTDEPSTARIGPRLACAVAVAVGALGLSLAGELGAWAWAAVAASVVVIGLASRPLLPRGTLVAARGLPSVVLMRGLIAGALFGAEIYVPYLLIDGYGFSPTWAGLGLTAAALAWAIAADVQGRFGDRMGNTRITLVGTALLVAALLIAAATALLALPAPVLIAGWSLAGGGMGLMYPRLTVLTLAYSTPQNQGFNSSALSISDAVGSASSIAVMGLVFTALAGTDAGFPAVFAIAVVLALGTLLPGLRLGHAHEAPRA; encoded by the coding sequence ATGACCTTCCCGGCCGCCGTCGATGCAGAAGCCTCCGGCGTCTGGGGAGGGCGCTTCCTGTGGGTGACTGTCGGCGCCGTCGCGCTCATCTTCCTGGCGGCGATCCAGTCGCTCGCCGTGACGACGGTCATGCCGGTCGTGAGCGCCGACCTCGCCGGTGAACGCCTCTACGCCGTGGCGTTCGCCGGAACTCTCGCGACGAGTGTCATCGGCATGGTGGCCGTCGGCGCCTGGTGCGACCGCGGCGGCGTGCTCGCCCCGCTCATCACCGCGGTCGCGCTCTTCGTCGTGGGCCTCCTCATCGCGGGCCTCGCCCTCACGATGCCGGTGCTCGTCGCCGGCCGCCTGGTGCAGGGGCTCGGCACCGGCGGGCAGACGGTGGCGCTCTACGTCGTGGTCGCGCGCGTGTACCCCGGCGCGATGCACGGACGCGTCTTCGCCGCGTTCTCGGCCGCGTGGGTCGTGCCGTCGCTGATCGGGCCCTTCCTCGCCGGGGCGGTGACGGAGTTCCTGCACTGGCGCTGGGTGTTCCTCGGTGTCGCGGCGCTCACCGTCGTCGCCTTCGTCCTCGTCGTGGCACGACTGCACGGCCTTCCGCTGCACACCGACGAACCCTCGACGGCTCGCATCGGCCCACGCCTCGCGTGCGCGGTCGCGGTGGCGGTCGGCGCGCTCGGGCTCAGCCTGGCGGGCGAGCTCGGGGCGTGGGCGTGGGCGGCGGTGGCGGCATCCGTCGTCGTCATCGGGCTCGCGTCACGGCCGCTGCTGCCGCGCGGCACCCTGGTGGCGGCGAGAGGCCTGCCGAGTGTCGTGCTGATGCGCGGTCTCATCGCCGGAGCGCTGTTCGGTGCGGAGATCTACGTGCCGTACCTGCTGATCGACGGCTACGGCTTCTCGCCGACGTGGGCGGGACTGGGGCTCACCGCGGCCGCGCTGGCGTGGGCGATCGCCGCCGACGTGCAGGGCCGCTTCGGGGACCGGATGGGGAACACCCGCATCACGCTTGTCGGAACCGCGCTGCTCGTTGCCGCGCTGCTGATCGCTGCTGCGACGGCGCTCCTCGCACTGCCTGCCCCGGTCCTCATCGCCGGGTGGAGTCTCGCCGGAGGCGGCATGGGTCTGATGTACCCGCGGCTGACCGTGCTCACCCTGGCGTACTCGACGCCGCAGAATCAGGGGTTCAACTCGTCGGCGCTGTCGATCTCCGACGCGGTCGGGTCGGCGTCCTCGATCGCGGTGATGGGTCTCGTCTTCACGGCCTTGGCGGGGACGGATGCCGGCTTCCCCGCGGTCTTCGCGATCGCCGTGGTGCTGGCGCTCGGCACGCTCCTGCCGGGCCTCAGGCTCGGCCACGCGCACGAGGCGCCGCGCGCCTGA
- a CDS encoding siderophore-interacting protein → MTDADVPYRFFRARVTAIADVTPSFRRFTFGGDDLGDYGDPGLDQRIKIVFPTRTLGLDAMPTGDDWYTRWRELPEDQRLPFRTYTTRYVRNHLSEVDVDMVSHDVIGPASDWIDRARVGDEVLIFAPTAAHSGVSFGIDFVPPARVDSILLAGDETAAPAIAAILEQLPRDARGVVAVELPHADDAAYFPRHPGFEYRLGARGDRERHAHLVESVTDAAARLVPAGAGADVEEIDIDTDILWEVPRTAKGGAALKSARLYAWLAGEAGAIKSLRRHLVAERGVDRRAVAFMGYWRLGRAEN, encoded by the coding sequence ATGACCGACGCCGACGTGCCCTACCGCTTCTTCCGTGCGCGGGTGACGGCCATCGCCGACGTGACGCCGAGCTTCCGCCGCTTCACGTTCGGCGGCGACGACCTCGGCGACTACGGCGACCCGGGTCTCGACCAGCGCATCAAGATCGTGTTCCCCACGCGCACACTCGGCCTCGACGCGATGCCGACCGGCGACGACTGGTACACCCGGTGGCGCGAACTTCCCGAGGACCAGCGCCTGCCGTTCCGGACGTACACCACGCGCTACGTCCGCAACCACCTCAGCGAAGTCGATGTCGACATGGTCTCCCACGACGTCATCGGCCCCGCCTCGGACTGGATCGACCGGGCCCGGGTCGGCGACGAGGTGCTCATCTTCGCGCCGACCGCCGCGCACAGCGGCGTGAGCTTCGGCATCGACTTCGTGCCCCCCGCACGCGTCGACTCGATCCTGCTCGCCGGCGACGAGACGGCCGCGCCCGCGATCGCCGCGATCCTCGAGCAGCTTCCCCGAGACGCCCGCGGAGTGGTCGCCGTCGAACTGCCGCACGCCGACGACGCCGCGTACTTCCCGCGGCATCCCGGGTTCGAGTACCGCCTCGGCGCCCGCGGCGACCGGGAGCGTCACGCGCACCTGGTGGAGTCGGTGACGGATGCCGCGGCGCGCCTGGTGCCCGCCGGTGCCGGCGCGGACGTCGAGGAGATCGACATCGACACCGACATCCTGTGGGAGGTGCCACGCACGGCGAAGGGCGGCGCGGCGCTGAAGAGCGCACGCCTGTACGCGTGGCTGGCAGGGGAGGCCGGCGCCATCAAGTCCCTGCGCCGCCACCTCGTCGCCGAACGCGGCGTCGACCGCCGCGCGGTCGCGTTCATGGGCTACTGGCGCCTCGGCCGCGCGGAGAACTGA
- the sufD gene encoding Fe-S cluster assembly protein SufD — protein sequence MSPTTEAPTVPGAKGHTDGAGAFVPVQTRSERPWSYDPTAFAAPTGREVNWKHTPIAPLQPLFADEAGPHGVIEVDVDAPEGLVQERLVVGAAPRGEVFRPEDLPSAIAWKQESEAPLLRIPAGAEYSEPIVVSLKGTGGRAHAHVVIEALANSHATVVFHHTGTAHHAQNVEIIVRDGAHLELVTVQRWDDDAVHVASHQARVERDATLRHVVVSFGGGIVRVNPSIELAGTGSRAELYGLSYSDSGQHLESQVYLHHKGAETSGDVLYKSALQGAAARTVWIGDVLIGPDAVGTDSYEANRNLVLTEGARAESIPNLEIETGDIRGAGHASATGRFDDEQLFYLQARGITEDEARRLVVLGFLAEIVQKIGVEDLEAELFAAIEEELAKEAGL from the coding sequence ATGAGCCCCACCACCGAGGCCCCCACCGTTCCCGGCGCGAAGGGCCACACCGATGGCGCCGGTGCCTTCGTACCCGTGCAGACCCGCTCCGAGCGACCCTGGTCGTACGACCCGACCGCCTTCGCTGCGCCGACGGGCCGCGAGGTCAACTGGAAGCACACGCCGATCGCCCCGCTGCAGCCGCTGTTCGCCGACGAGGCCGGACCCCACGGGGTCATCGAGGTCGACGTCGACGCCCCTGAGGGACTCGTGCAGGAGCGCCTCGTCGTCGGCGCCGCGCCGCGGGGCGAGGTCTTCCGCCCCGAGGACCTGCCCAGCGCGATCGCGTGGAAGCAGGAGAGCGAGGCGCCCCTGCTGCGCATCCCGGCCGGCGCCGAATACTCTGAGCCGATCGTCGTCTCGCTGAAGGGCACCGGCGGTCGTGCCCACGCGCACGTCGTGATCGAGGCCCTGGCGAACTCGCACGCGACCGTCGTCTTCCACCACACCGGCACCGCGCACCATGCGCAGAACGTCGAGATCATCGTCCGCGATGGTGCGCACCTCGAGCTCGTCACGGTGCAGCGCTGGGACGACGACGCCGTGCATGTGGCGTCCCACCAGGCGCGCGTCGAGCGCGACGCGACCCTCCGCCACGTCGTCGTCAGCTTCGGCGGCGGCATCGTGCGCGTGAACCCGAGCATCGAGCTGGCGGGCACCGGATCGCGCGCCGAGCTCTACGGCCTCAGCTACTCCGATTCCGGGCAGCACCTCGAGAGCCAGGTCTACCTGCACCACAAGGGCGCCGAGACGTCGGGCGACGTGCTCTACAAGAGCGCCCTGCAGGGCGCCGCGGCGCGCACGGTCTGGATCGGCGACGTCCTCATCGGACCGGATGCCGTGGGCACCGACTCCTACGAGGCGAACCGCAACCTCGTCCTCACCGAGGGCGCCCGCGCCGAGTCGATCCCCAACCTCGAGATCGAGACGGGCGACATCCGCGGTGCCGGGCACGCGAGCGCCACGGGGCGCTTCGACGACGAGCAGCTGTTCTACCTGCAGGCCCGCGGGATCACCGAGGATGAGGCGCGACGCCTCGTCGTGCTCGGGTTCCTCGCTGAGATCGTGCAGAAGATCGGTGTCGAAGACCTCGAGGCGGAGCTGTTCGCCGCGATCGAGGAAGAACTCGCCAAGGAGGCCGGCCTGTGA
- a CDS encoding COX15/CtaA family protein, with amino-acid sequence MSAQQTTTTAPGIWRRFWRWLPDEVDRRVIAAAWATLVVQIGIVGTGGLVRLTGSGLGCDTWPRCSEDSFVPVPEVSGVHGFIEFGNRLLTFVLVAVAIITFLFVVRMRRERRDLFWLSLLIGLYVPLQAVIGGITVLTGLNPYVVGLHYFASVLLVALAAGLVVRVYAVPGPRALAVPRWYAVVTHITSAFVLLTVVVGILVTGSGPHAGDGGAARNGLNPELMQHIHAWPGYLTFALTVVLVAGSWRTPAALRLRLWTLLLLAVEFAQIAVGLWQARTGLPIVLVNIHMVLAVALVAAMTAVVMNLTAPVAADLAHS; translated from the coding sequence ATGTCCGCGCAGCAGACCACCACCACGGCACCGGGAATCTGGAGGCGTTTCTGGCGCTGGCTTCCCGACGAGGTGGACCGCCGGGTGATCGCCGCCGCCTGGGCGACACTGGTCGTGCAGATCGGCATCGTCGGCACCGGCGGGCTGGTTCGCCTTACCGGCTCGGGGCTCGGCTGCGACACATGGCCGCGCTGCAGCGAGGACTCCTTCGTGCCCGTTCCCGAGGTGTCCGGTGTGCACGGGTTCATCGAGTTCGGCAACCGCCTCCTGACGTTCGTGCTGGTCGCCGTCGCGATCATCACGTTCCTCTTCGTGGTGCGGATGCGCCGCGAGCGTCGCGACCTGTTCTGGCTGTCGCTCCTCATCGGCCTCTACGTGCCGCTGCAGGCGGTCATCGGCGGCATCACGGTGCTCACCGGGCTCAATCCCTACGTCGTGGGCCTCCACTACTTCGCATCGGTGCTGCTCGTCGCGTTGGCGGCAGGGCTCGTCGTGCGTGTGTACGCGGTGCCCGGGCCGCGTGCTCTCGCGGTGCCGCGCTGGTACGCCGTCGTGACCCACATCACGAGCGCCTTCGTGCTGCTCACCGTGGTCGTCGGCATCCTCGTGACCGGCTCCGGCCCGCACGCCGGCGACGGCGGCGCGGCGCGCAACGGGCTCAATCCCGAGCTCATGCAGCACATCCACGCGTGGCCGGGCTACCTCACCTTCGCTCTCACCGTCGTGCTCGTCGCGGGCTCGTGGCGCACTCCTGCGGCGCTGCGCCTCCGCCTGTGGACGCTGCTGCTCCTGGCGGTCGAGTTCGCGCAGATCGCCGTCGGCCTGTGGCAGGCGCGGACCGGCCTTCCGATCGTCCTGGTCAACATCCACATGGTGCTCGCCGTAGCGCTCGTGGCCGCCATGACCGCGGTGGTCATGAACCTCACGGCACCGGTCGCGGCAGACCTCGCCCACAGCTGA
- the sufC gene encoding Fe-S cluster assembly ATPase SufC: MSVLEIRDLHVTVETDAGTTSILNGVTLTIRTGETHAIMGPNGSGKSTLAYTIAGHPKYNVTSGSISLDGEDVLAMSVDERARAGLFLAMQYPVEIPGVTVTNFLRTAKTAIDGEAPSIRTWTKDVKASMKNLRMDPKFASRNVNEGFSGGEKKRHEILQLELLKPQIAVLDETDSGLDVDALKIVSEGVNRAKAETDLGVLLITHYTRILRYIAPDFVHVMVGGRIVEEGGPELADRLEDEGYDRFLPAGEAESAEAPVGSEA, translated from the coding sequence ATGTCTGTTCTCGAGATCCGCGACCTCCACGTGACGGTCGAGACGGATGCCGGCACCACGTCGATCCTCAACGGTGTGACGCTCACGATCCGCACGGGTGAGACCCACGCGATCATGGGTCCCAACGGCTCCGGCAAGTCGACGCTCGCGTACACGATCGCCGGACACCCCAAGTACAACGTCACGAGCGGCTCGATCTCGCTCGACGGCGAGGACGTCCTCGCGATGTCGGTCGATGAGCGCGCCCGCGCCGGTCTGTTCCTCGCGATGCAGTACCCGGTGGAGATCCCCGGTGTCACGGTCACGAACTTCCTGCGCACCGCGAAGACCGCGATCGACGGCGAGGCGCCCTCGATCCGCACGTGGACCAAGGACGTCAAGGCGTCGATGAAGAACCTCCGCATGGACCCGAAGTTCGCGTCGCGCAACGTCAACGAGGGCTTCTCGGGCGGTGAGAAGAAGCGTCACGAGATCCTCCAGCTCGAGTTGCTCAAGCCGCAGATCGCCGTGCTCGACGAGACCGACTCCGGCCTCGACGTCGACGCGCTGAAGATCGTGTCGGAGGGCGTCAACCGCGCCAAGGCGGAGACGGACCTCGGCGTGCTGCTCATCACGCACTACACCCGCATCCTGCGCTACATCGCTCCCGATTTCGTGCACGTCATGGTGGGCGGGCGCATCGTCGAGGAAGGCGGCCCTGAGCTCGCCGACCGCCTCGAGGACGAGGGCTACGACCGCTTCCTGCCCGCGGGCGAAGCGGAGTCGGCCGAGGCCCCCGTCGGCAGCGAAGCGTAG
- the sufB gene encoding Fe-S cluster assembly protein SufB, whose protein sequence is MSDVLIDRPELEGLGVYEFGWHDADAAGASARRGLSDLVVRDISALKAEPEWMLKTRLKGLQLFERKPMPTWGADLSEIDFDNIKYFVRSTEKQAGSWEELPEDIRNTYEKLGIPEAERQRLVAGVAAQYESEVVYHQIREDLEQQGVIFMDTDTALREHPEFFEEYFGTVIPAGDNKFAALNTAVWSGGSFVYVPPGVHVEIPLQAYFRINTENMGQFERTLIIADEGSYVHYIEGCTAPIYKSDSLHSAVVEIIVKKNARVRYTTIQNWSNNVYNLVTKRAVAHEGATMEWIDGNIGSKVTMKYPSIFLMGEHAKGETLSVAFAGPGQHQDAGAKMIHMAPYTQSSIVSKSIARGGGRAGYRGEVRVDANAHHSANTVRCDALLVDTISRSDTYPAIDIRVDDVQLGHEATVSKVSEEQLFYLMSRGMPEDEAMAMIVRGFIEPIARELPMEYALELNKLIEMGMEGSVG, encoded by the coding sequence ATGTCTGATGTGCTGATCGATCGCCCTGAGCTGGAAGGCCTGGGCGTCTACGAGTTCGGCTGGCACGATGCCGACGCCGCGGGAGCGAGCGCCAGGCGCGGCCTGAGCGACCTCGTGGTGCGCGACATCTCGGCTCTGAAAGCCGAGCCGGAGTGGATGCTCAAGACCCGCCTCAAGGGTCTGCAGCTCTTCGAGCGCAAGCCGATGCCGACGTGGGGCGCGGACCTCAGCGAGATCGACTTCGACAACATCAAGTACTTCGTGCGGTCGACGGAGAAGCAGGCCGGCTCCTGGGAGGAGCTGCCCGAGGACATCCGCAACACCTACGAAAAGCTCGGCATCCCCGAGGCGGAGCGCCAGCGCCTCGTCGCGGGCGTGGCCGCCCAGTACGAATCCGAGGTCGTGTACCACCAGATCCGCGAGGACCTGGAGCAGCAGGGCGTCATCTTCATGGACACCGACACGGCCCTGCGCGAGCACCCGGAGTTCTTCGAGGAGTACTTCGGCACCGTGATCCCCGCCGGTGACAACAAGTTCGCCGCGCTGAACACGGCCGTCTGGTCCGGCGGGTCGTTCGTCTACGTGCCGCCCGGCGTGCACGTCGAGATCCCGCTGCAGGCGTATTTCCGGATCAACACCGAGAACATGGGCCAGTTCGAGCGGACGCTGATCATCGCCGACGAAGGCTCGTACGTCCACTACATCGAGGGCTGCACGGCGCCGATCTACAAGTCGGACTCGCTGCACTCGGCCGTCGTCGAGATCATCGTGAAGAAGAACGCGCGCGTGCGCTACACAACGATCCAGAACTGGTCGAACAACGTCTACAACCTCGTCACCAAGCGTGCCGTCGCCCACGAGGGCGCGACGATGGAGTGGATCGACGGCAACATCGGCTCGAAGGTCACGATGAAGTACCCGTCGATCTTCCTGATGGGCGAGCACGCCAAGGGCGAGACGCTCTCGGTGGCCTTCGCCGGTCCCGGCCAGCACCAGGACGCCGGCGCCAAGATGATCCACATGGCGCCGTACACGCAGTCGTCGATCGTCTCGAAGTCGATCGCCCGCGGCGGTGGGCGCGCAGGCTACCGCGGCGAGGTCCGGGTCGACGCGAACGCGCACCACTCGGCCAACACCGTGCGCTGCGACGCGCTGCTGGTCGACACGATCTCGCGCTCGGACACCTACCCCGCGATCGACATCCGCGTCGACGACGTGCAGCTCGGCCACGAGGCCACGGTCTCGAAGGTCAGCGAGGAGCAGCTCTTCTACCTGATGAGCCGCGGCATGCCCGAAGACGAGGCCATGGCCATGATCGTGCGCGGCTTCATCGAGCCGATCGCCCGCGAGCTGCCCATGGAGTACGCGCTCGAACTCAACAAGCTCATCGAGATGGGCATGGAAGGATCCGTCGGCTAG
- a CDS encoding non-heme iron oxygenase ferredoxin subunit, giving the protein MTAQRVCALSDLVQDEATRVEVDGVAIAVVLDSNGEVHAIGDVCTHGDISLSEGFVDGESLECWAHGSAFSLRTGKPLNLPAYEPVPVFAVTVDGDDVLIDATVKLEVN; this is encoded by the coding sequence GTGACCGCTCAGCGCGTGTGCGCCCTCAGCGACCTCGTCCAGGACGAGGCGACCCGTGTCGAGGTGGACGGCGTGGCCATCGCCGTCGTGCTCGACTCGAACGGCGAAGTGCACGCGATCGGCGACGTCTGCACCCACGGCGACATCTCGTTGTCCGAGGGTTTCGTCGACGGCGAGTCGCTGGAGTGCTGGGCCCACGGCTCGGCGTTCTCGCTGCGCACCGGCAAGCCCCTCAACCTCCCCGCGTACGAGCCGGTCCCGGTCTTCGCGGTCACCGTCGACGGCGATGACGTGCTCATCGACGCGACCGTCAAGCTCGAAGTGAACTGA
- a CDS encoding YciI family protein, producing the protein MAQYLILIYGDEARWEAASDAELRQIDDGHRAFRARAGSAVLASGELKPTRTATTLRPGAERPLVTDGPFVETKEVLGGFYVIDVADLDAALELAGLLGEVRQDHSGVQVQPLVDHGSPGRPSP; encoded by the coding sequence ATGGCGCAGTACCTGATCCTGATCTACGGCGACGAGGCGCGCTGGGAGGCGGCCTCCGACGCGGAGCTCCGGCAGATCGACGACGGCCACCGGGCGTTCCGCGCGCGGGCCGGGTCGGCGGTCCTCGCCTCCGGCGAACTCAAGCCCACCCGCACGGCCACGACCCTGCGGCCCGGTGCTGAGCGACCGCTCGTCACGGACGGGCCGTTCGTCGAGACGAAGGAGGTGCTCGGCGGCTTCTATGTGATCGACGTCGCCGACCTCGACGCGGCCCTGGAGCTCGCGGGTCTTCTCGGCGAGGTCCGGCAGGACCACAGCGGCGTGCAGGTGCAGCCGCTCGTCGATCACGGCTCGCCGGGGCGACCGTCGCCCTGA
- a CDS encoding aminotransferase class I/II-fold pyridoxal phosphate-dependent enzyme has translation MNVTVTPLQALPIDELRQRTSTKWRKYGEDVLPFFVAETDYALAPAITEVLTRAVQLGDTGYTPPEPGVREAFVGFAERRWGWNVDPSHVFWTGDVMMGVVEILRRVIEPGDRVVVMPPVYPPFYDTVEEAGGVVERVPLVTSDAGWEIDLPGVEAALAGGARAVLLCNPHNPTGTVHAPETLAALADIAEGFGATVISDEIHGPLTYAQKPFTPFLAASGSARRVGYAVTSASKTFNLAGLKCAVMVGGGDAQARQLRALPWEVEWRTGLFGALSNVAAYSRDSDEWLESLLAALDANRLLLADLLAEHLPQARYLPPDAGFLAWVDLSAYGWGENPAVKVLREAKVALHHGPLFGTEGKGHVRINFGCDPELLREAVQRIGALARS, from the coding sequence GTGAACGTCACCGTCACCCCGCTGCAGGCCCTGCCCATCGACGAGCTGCGTCAGCGTACGAGCACGAAGTGGCGCAAGTACGGAGAGGACGTACTCCCGTTCTTCGTCGCCGAGACGGACTACGCCCTTGCGCCGGCGATCACCGAGGTGCTGACGCGCGCGGTCCAGCTCGGTGACACCGGCTACACCCCGCCGGAGCCTGGTGTGCGTGAAGCCTTCGTGGGCTTCGCCGAGCGGCGCTGGGGCTGGAACGTGGACCCGTCGCACGTGTTCTGGACCGGCGACGTGATGATGGGCGTCGTCGAGATCCTGCGCCGTGTGATCGAGCCCGGTGACCGTGTCGTGGTCATGCCCCCGGTGTACCCGCCGTTCTACGACACCGTGGAGGAGGCGGGAGGCGTCGTCGAGCGGGTGCCGCTCGTCACGAGCGACGCCGGCTGGGAGATCGATCTGCCCGGTGTCGAGGCGGCTCTCGCGGGCGGCGCGCGCGCTGTACTGCTGTGCAACCCGCACAACCCCACCGGCACGGTGCACGCGCCGGAGACGCTGGCGGCGCTCGCCGACATCGCGGAGGGCTTCGGCGCGACCGTGATCAGCGATGAGATCCACGGTCCCCTGACCTACGCGCAGAAGCCGTTCACGCCCTTCCTCGCCGCGTCCGGCTCCGCTCGGCGGGTCGGCTACGCCGTCACCAGCGCGAGCAAGACCTTCAACCTGGCCGGTCTCAAGTGCGCCGTCATGGTCGGCGGCGGCGACGCGCAGGCCCGGCAGCTGCGCGCCCTGCCGTGGGAGGTCGAGTGGCGCACGGGGCTGTTCGGCGCGCTCTCGAACGTCGCCGCGTACTCTCGCGACAGCGACGAGTGGCTCGAGAGCCTGCTGGCCGCCCTCGACGCCAACCGACTTCTCTTGGCCGACCTGCTCGCGGAGCACTTGCCGCAGGCGCGGTACCTGCCACCTGATGCCGGCTTCCTCGCGTGGGTCGATCTCTCGGCGTACGGGTGGGGTGAGAATCCAGCCGTGAAGGTGCTCCGCGAGGCGAAGGTCGCCCTGCACCACGGGCCGCTCTTCGGCACCGAGGGGAAGGGGCACGTGCGCATCAACTTCGGCTGCGATCCCGAGCTCCTCCGCGAGGCCGTGCAGCGGATCGGCGCACTTGCGCGCAGCTGA
- a CDS encoding ABC transporter ATP-binding protein yields the protein MTESHSLSAEALTLSYGDRTIVENLDLVIPPGRITAIVGANGCGKSTLLRALARLISPREGQVILDGKVLHGRATKEIARTLGLLPQSPTAPEGIAVADLVGRGRHPHQKLLARWSSHDYEVVARALASTGIEELADRSVDELSGGQRQRAWIAMALAQETDILLLDEPTTFLDVAHQVDVLDLLTDLNRDRGTTIVMVLHDMNLAARYADHLFALRAGRVVASGAPGDVMTGELIREVFDLDALVVPDPVSGSPIVLPRGRHHVSPVPAAATSLPEPASPLPTGA from the coding sequence ATGACCGAATCCCACAGCCTGTCCGCGGAGGCTCTGACACTGTCGTACGGCGATCGTACGATCGTCGAAAACCTCGACCTCGTGATCCCGCCCGGCCGCATCACCGCGATCGTGGGAGCGAACGGATGCGGCAAGTCGACGCTCCTCCGCGCGCTCGCGCGTCTCATCTCGCCCCGCGAAGGCCAGGTGATCCTCGATGGCAAGGTCCTGCACGGCCGCGCGACGAAGGAGATCGCCCGCACCCTCGGACTCCTCCCGCAGAGCCCGACCGCCCCCGAAGGCATCGCCGTCGCCGACCTGGTCGGCCGCGGACGCCACCCGCACCAGAAGCTGCTGGCGCGCTGGAGCTCCCACGACTACGAGGTCGTGGCGCGGGCGCTCGCCTCGACGGGCATCGAGGAGCTCGCCGATCGCTCGGTCGACGAGCTCTCCGGCGGGCAGCGTCAGCGCGCCTGGATCGCGATGGCGCTCGCGCAGGAGACCGACATCCTGCTGCTCGACGAGCCGACGACCTTCCTCGACGTCGCGCACCAGGTCGACGTGCTCGACCTCCTGACGGACCTCAACCGAGACCGCGGCACCACGATCGTGATGGTGCTGCACGACATGAACCTCGCCGCGCGCTACGCCGACCACCTCTTCGCGCTGCGCGCGGGCCGCGTCGTCGCCAGCGGCGCGCCCGGCGATGTGATGACCGGCGAGCTCATCCGCGAGGTCTTCGACCTCGACGCCCTGGTGGTGCCCGATCCCGTGTCGGGCTCGCCGATCGTCCTTCCGCGGGGCCGGCACCACGTGTCGCCGGTGCCCGCCGCGGCGACCTCGCTCCCTGAGCCCGCCTCCCCCCTGCCGACAGGAGCCTGA